The following proteins are encoded in a genomic region of Brachypodium distachyon strain Bd21 chromosome 1, Brachypodium_distachyon_v3.0, whole genome shotgun sequence:
- the LOC104582126 gene encoding nuclear localization sequence-binding protein-like encodes MTRQASKIAEVNKTAKEFGLRIKVPAGRILSEHTAQREEADQVLGKNQEDLSRPEETPTSSSLPRTKSVDASAEEGRTCDFEVEATRDLNVNDAETDADAPVPTPEVRMKKAVEKKSVAPSEPSDPSSSSDEEEEEEKKEEEKEPAQESDDLMEIDRLPEDLLKTAPKKK; translated from the exons ATGACTCGCCAGGCATCTAAGATTGCTGAAGTGAACAAAACTGCCAAGGAGTTTGGTCTGAGGATCAAAGTTCCTGCTGGAAGAA TTCTGTCTGAGCACACCGCTCAGCGGGAAGAAGCAGATCAGGTGCTGGGGAAGAACCAAGAAGACCTCTCCCGTCCTGAAGAAACCCCCACCAGTAGCTCGTTGCCTCGCACTAAATCAGTTGATGCCTCTGCTGAAGAAGGAAGGACTTGTGACTTCGAAGTTGAAGCCACTCGTGATTTGAATGTCAATGATGCAGAAACTGATGCAGATGCCCCAGTGCCCACGCCAGAAGTCCGTATGAAGAAAGCTGTTGAGAAGAAGAGTGTTGCACCGTCCGAACCGTCCGACCCAAGTTCCTCGagtgatgaggaggaagaagaagagaagaaggaagaagagaaagaaccCGCGCAAGAGTCTGATGATCTGATGGAGATTGATCGTTTGCCGGAAGATCTGCTGAAGACTGCGCCGAAAAAGAAATGA